The Bacillota bacterium genome contains the following window.
TTCTTCTGTTAATTGTTCAGGTAAATACTGCGTTAAAATTTCAATCTCTCTTTTTAACTTTTCTATTAAATCATGCCTTCCGCTATTTTCGTATTCAGGTAAAACATCTTTCTTCTGTCTTATTTGCTTTGCTATTACCTCAATAATACCATCATCGTCGAGGGTGACTTTTTGGTCTTTTTCAACCTGAAGCACTGCAGACCTTACCATTTGGACAGCATCTTTCCGCACGGTATCCTTATCTTTTATTGCAGTTTTAAAATCTTCCAATAATTTCTCCTTAAGGGACATATTTGATGCCTCCTTATCTGTATTTCCTTTTTCTTGCAGCTTCAGATTTCTTTTTTTTCCTTACACTTGGTTTCTCATAGTGTTCCCTTTTTCTTACTTCGGCCAATACTCCAGCTTTGGCACATTGCCTCTTGAACCTCTTTAGGGCACTATCAAGTGATTCATTTTCTCTAACCCTTACTTCAGACACGTATTTCCCTCCCTCCGATGATGTGAATTGTGCTGAATTTATACTGTTTTTTATGCTATAATTATTATTTCAAACATTGCATAGCACAGTTTTATTATATCTTATTTTAGAAATCAAAGTCAATAACGCATGGATACATATTTTATTTTAATATATTTTTTGTATTATTTCTCCATAATTATTTCCAAGTCCTAAGGCTTACTTACATTCTTATATTATTTTGGGTCCAAGGGTTACTC
Protein-coding sequences here:
- a CDS encoding GatB/YqeY domain-containing protein; this translates as MSLKEKLLEDFKTAIKDKDTVRKDAVQMVRSAVLQVEKDQKVTLDDDGIIEVIAKQIRQKKDVLPEYENSGRHDLIEKLKREIEILTQYLPEQLTEEQLEGIIKQAVQDTGARSAKDIGKVMQAVMPKIKGRADGRLVNQIVKRLLV
- a CDS encoding 30S ribosomal protein S21; translated protein: MSEVRVRENESLDSALKRFKRQCAKAGVLAEVRKREHYEKPSVRKKKKSEAARKRKYR